The following proteins are co-located in the Apium graveolens cultivar Ventura unplaced genomic scaffold, ASM990537v1 ctg5528, whole genome shotgun sequence genome:
- the LOC141702699 gene encoding glucose-6-phosphate 1-dehydrogenase 5, cytoplasmic-like: MYMKLTVKKPGLEMSTAQSELDLSYGQRYQDVTIPEAYERLILDTIRGDQQHFVRRDELKAAWEIFTALLHRIDKGELKSVSYKPGSRGPEEADELLKKLAMLKHMAIHGSLQPYNLNYYEAALMLVYLLR, from the exons ATGTATATGAAGCTTACA GTCAAGAAGCCTGGACTTGAAATGTCAACTGCTCAGAGTGAGCTCGACTTGTCATATGGGCAGCGTTATCAGGATGTAACCATACCAGAGGCTTATGAACGACTTATTCTTGACAC TATAAGGGGTGATCAGCAGCATTTTGTTCGCAGAGATGAGTTGAAG GCAGCCTGGGAGATTTTCACCGCTCTTCTGCACAGAATAGATAaaggtgaacttaaatcagtttCATACAAGCCTGGAAGCCGAGGCCCAGAGGAAGCGGATGAGTTGCTGAAAAAGTTGGCTATGCTCAAACACATGGCTATACATGGATCCCTCCAACCCTATAATCTGAACTACTATGAGGCTGCATTGATGCTTGTTTATTTGCTAAGATAA